One window of Microbacterium sp. 1S1 genomic DNA carries:
- a CDS encoding MFS transporter produces MTSATAAASSTGRMPAEERRVLAGTLVGTSIEWYDFFIYAQAAGLVLAPLFLAPIAESSPGLAQVLSFATIGISFLFRPLGAIIAGHLGDKLGRKKMLVFTLVMMGLSTSLIGVLPTYAAIGVAAPILLILLRILQGFSAGGEWGGAALMAVEHAPSARRGLFGAFPQIGVPVGMILATFTLWALTSSMSPEAFLEWGWRIPFLLSIVLIAVGYVIRRAVDESPVFEDLRRRRKEASAPLGQLFRSHTKQVVLTAVIFIANNAAGYLLIAFFATYAVTALGMERPPVLLATTLASFGWLIFTLWGGALSDRLGRIRTFQIGYVALAVWAIPMWFLIDTANIVWYFVALFVMTFALGLSYGPQAALYAEMFPANVRYSGVSIGYALGAILGGAFAPMIAEALLNQFHAAWTIGVYIAVASIISLIGVSLVKETKGVDLSV; encoded by the coding sequence ATGACCTCAGCCACCGCAGCCGCATCGTCGACCGGAAGGATGCCCGCCGAGGAGCGGCGCGTCCTCGCCGGCACCCTCGTGGGGACGTCGATCGAATGGTACGACTTCTTCATCTACGCCCAGGCGGCGGGCCTCGTGCTCGCCCCGCTCTTCCTCGCCCCCATCGCGGAGTCGAGCCCCGGGCTCGCTCAGGTGCTCTCCTTCGCGACCATCGGCATCTCGTTCCTGTTCCGCCCGCTCGGGGCGATCATCGCCGGCCACCTCGGTGACAAGCTCGGCCGGAAGAAGATGCTCGTCTTCACTCTCGTGATGATGGGGCTGTCCACCTCCCTCATCGGCGTGCTGCCGACGTACGCCGCCATCGGCGTCGCCGCGCCCATCCTGCTCATCCTCCTGCGCATCCTGCAGGGCTTCTCGGCCGGCGGCGAGTGGGGCGGTGCCGCCCTGATGGCCGTCGAGCACGCCCCGTCGGCGCGCCGCGGACTGTTCGGCGCGTTCCCGCAGATCGGCGTGCCGGTCGGCATGATCCTCGCCACGTTCACGCTCTGGGCCCTCACCAGCTCGATGTCACCCGAGGCCTTCCTGGAGTGGGGCTGGCGCATCCCCTTCCTGCTCTCCATCGTGCTGATCGCCGTCGGTTACGTCATCCGCCGCGCCGTCGACGAGAGCCCCGTGTTCGAGGACCTCCGTCGCCGCCGCAAGGAGGCCTCGGCCCCGCTCGGACAGCTCTTCCGCTCCCACACCAAGCAGGTCGTGCTCACGGCGGTGATCTTCATCGCCAACAACGCCGCGGGCTACCTCCTGATCGCCTTCTTCGCGACCTACGCGGTGACGGCCCTCGGAATGGAGCGCCCGCCCGTGCTGCTCGCGACCACGCTCGCCTCGTTCGGCTGGCTGATCTTCACCCTGTGGGGCGGAGCACTGTCCGATCGCCTCGGCCGCATCCGCACGTTCCAGATCGGCTACGTCGCCCTGGCGGTCTGGGCGATCCCGATGTGGTTCCTCATCGACACCGCGAACATCGTCTGGTACTTCGTCGCCCTGTTCGTCATGACCTTCGCGCTCGGGCTGTCCTACGGCCCGCAGGCGGCGCTGTATGCCGAGATGTTCCCCGCGAACGTGCGCTACTCGGGCGTCTCGATCGGCTATGCGCTCGGCGCCATCCTCGGCGGGGCCTTCGCGCCGATGATCGCGGAGGCGCTGCTGAACCAGTTCCACGCCGCGTGGACGATCGGCGTCTACATCGCGGTCGCGTCGATCATCTCGCTCATCGGCGTCTCGCTGGTGAAGGAGACGAAGGGCGTGGATCTCAGCGTCTGA
- a CDS encoding enoyl-CoA hydratase/isomerase family protein, with the protein MSGADEPLLVTRTADRVVATLNRPHKRNAIDQATVDALHALCAELEETPRTLILTGADGVFAAGADIAQLRDRRADDARRGINAHAFVRVAELPMPVIAAIDGYALGGGAELAYAADIRLATPALKIGNPETGLGILAAAGASWRLKEIVGDARAIELLLTGRTVDAEEALRIGLVSSLHEVADLLDAAHAVADRIARNDTAATIATKRVFRAPRDQHPAVDLEEQATLFESPEKHRRMTAFLERRDR; encoded by the coding sequence GTGAGCGGGGCGGACGAGCCGCTGCTCGTCACCCGCACCGCGGATCGCGTCGTCGCGACCCTGAACCGCCCCCACAAGCGCAACGCGATCGACCAGGCCACCGTCGACGCCCTGCACGCGCTGTGCGCCGAGCTGGAGGAGACGCCGCGCACCCTCATCCTCACCGGCGCCGACGGCGTGTTCGCGGCGGGCGCCGACATCGCCCAGCTGCGGGACCGTCGCGCCGACGACGCGCGTCGCGGCATCAACGCCCATGCCTTCGTCCGCGTCGCGGAGCTGCCGATGCCGGTGATCGCCGCGATCGACGGCTACGCCCTCGGCGGCGGGGCGGAGCTCGCCTACGCGGCCGACATCCGCCTCGCGACGCCGGCGCTGAAGATCGGCAACCCGGAGACCGGCCTCGGCATCCTCGCCGCCGCCGGAGCGAGCTGGCGGCTCAAGGAGATCGTGGGCGACGCTCGCGCCATTGAGCTGCTGCTCACGGGCCGGACCGTGGACGCCGAGGAAGCCCTCCGCATCGGACTCGTCTCGTCGCTGCACGAGGTCGCCGACCTCCTCGACGCTGCGCACGCCGTCGCCGACCGCATCGCCCGCAATGACACGGCAGCGACCATCGCGACCAAGCGGGTCTTCCGGGCGCCGCGCGACCAGCACCCTGCGGTCGACCTCGAGGAGCAGGCCACGCTCTTCGAGAGCCCGGAGAAGCACCGGCGCATGACCGCCTTCCTGGAACGGAGAGACCGATGA
- a CDS encoding 3-hydroxyacyl-CoA dehydrogenase family protein, with translation MLGGGRMGAGIAHAFLLAGSHVTVVERDDDAAAAAAGRVNRSVDASVSRGTASETADAYRERFATGTDAALFADCALVVEAVPEELSLKIDALTRVERHLAPDAALASNTSSISIDDLAAVLDRPARFLGMHFFNPVPASTLVEVVRGAATAEPLVADAASWVRTLGKTPIVVADAPGFASSRLGVALGLEAIRMLEDGVADADDIDAAMTLGYKHPVGPLRLTDIVGLDVRLGIAEYLAAHLGPRFEPPALLRRLVAEGHLGRKSGRGFYEWDD, from the coding sequence GTGCTCGGCGGCGGTCGCATGGGCGCGGGCATCGCGCACGCGTTCCTCCTCGCCGGCTCCCATGTCACCGTGGTCGAGCGCGACGACGACGCTGCCGCGGCAGCCGCGGGACGCGTGAACCGGTCGGTCGACGCATCGGTCTCCCGGGGCACGGCGTCCGAGACGGCCGACGCGTACCGCGAACGGTTCGCGACCGGGACGGATGCCGCGCTCTTCGCCGACTGCGCCCTCGTCGTCGAGGCCGTGCCCGAGGAACTCTCCCTGAAGATCGATGCGCTCACCCGCGTCGAGCGGCATCTCGCGCCGGACGCCGCCCTGGCGTCCAACACCTCGTCCATCTCGATCGACGACCTCGCGGCCGTGCTCGACCGCCCCGCCCGCTTCCTCGGGATGCACTTCTTCAACCCCGTGCCCGCCTCCACCCTCGTGGAGGTCGTGCGCGGCGCCGCAACCGCAGAGCCCCTCGTCGCGGACGCTGCCTCCTGGGTCCGCACGCTGGGGAAGACGCCCATCGTCGTCGCCGACGCCCCCGGGTTCGCGTCGTCACGCCTGGGCGTCGCCCTGGGACTCGAGGCGATCCGGATGCTCGAGGACGGCGTGGCCGATGCCGACGACATCGACGCGGCCATGACTCTCGGCTACAAGCACCCGGTCGGGCCGCTCCGGCTCACCGACATCGTCGGGCTGGACGTCCGGCTCGGCATCGCCGAGTACCTCGCGGCGCACCTCGGCCCGCGCTTCGAACCTCCGGCATTGCTGCGCCGCCTCGTCGCCGAGGGACACCTCGGACGCAAGAGCGGGCGCGGCTTCTACGAATGGGACGACTGA
- a CDS encoding acetyl-CoA C-acyltransferase, protein MPEAYLVGGVRTPVGRYGGALSAVRPDDLAALVVGEAVRRAGLDPARTELDEVILGAANQAGEDNRNVARMAVLLAGLPDTVPGITVNRLCASGMSAVTMAAQAIRAGDADLLVAGGVESMTRAPWVQAKPEKAWAKPGAAYDTSIGWRFPNPRLAARDKATFTMPETAEEVARVDGITRADADAFAVRSQQRAAAAIAAGRFAAEIVGVAVRDGEMLVDEGPRPDTTLEVLARLRPVVAGGEVVTAGNSSALNDGASAVVVASAEAVERHGLTPRARIVVGTSVALAPEIMGLGPVPATEKALRRSGLSLDDIGAIELNEAFASQSLACIRRLGLDEARVNADGGAIALGHPLGSSGSRLLVTLMGRMEREDSRYGLATMCVGVGQGAAVILEKV, encoded by the coding sequence ATGCCAGAGGCCTACCTCGTCGGAGGGGTCCGCACCCCGGTCGGCCGCTACGGCGGCGCGCTCTCCGCCGTCCGTCCTGACGACCTCGCGGCTCTCGTCGTCGGCGAGGCTGTGCGCCGCGCCGGCCTCGACCCGGCGCGTACGGAGCTGGACGAGGTCATCCTCGGCGCCGCCAACCAGGCGGGTGAGGACAATCGGAACGTCGCCCGGATGGCCGTGCTCCTCGCCGGCCTCCCCGACACCGTGCCCGGCATCACGGTCAACCGCCTCTGCGCGTCCGGGATGTCGGCGGTCACGATGGCCGCACAGGCGATCCGTGCGGGCGACGCCGATCTCCTCGTCGCCGGAGGCGTCGAGTCCATGACCCGCGCCCCCTGGGTGCAGGCGAAGCCGGAGAAGGCGTGGGCGAAGCCCGGCGCCGCCTATGACACCTCCATCGGCTGGCGCTTCCCGAACCCGCGCCTGGCGGCCCGCGACAAAGCCACCTTCACGATGCCCGAGACCGCGGAGGAGGTCGCCCGCGTCGACGGCATCACGCGCGCCGACGCCGACGCCTTCGCCGTGCGCTCACAGCAGCGCGCCGCCGCCGCGATCGCCGCGGGCCGCTTCGCCGCTGAGATCGTCGGCGTGGCGGTCCGCGACGGCGAGATGCTCGTCGACGAGGGCCCGCGTCCCGACACGACCCTCGAGGTCCTCGCACGCCTGCGGCCCGTCGTCGCCGGAGGCGAGGTCGTCACCGCCGGCAACTCCAGCGCGCTCAACGACGGCGCCTCGGCGGTGGTCGTGGCGAGCGCCGAAGCCGTCGAGCGCCACGGCCTGACGCCCCGCGCCCGGATCGTCGTCGGCACCTCCGTCGCTCTGGCCCCCGAGATCATGGGGCTCGGGCCGGTCCCGGCGACGGAGAAGGCGCTGCGACGTTCGGGGCTCTCCCTGGACGACATCGGTGCCATCGAGCTGAACGAGGCCTTCGCCTCGCAGTCGCTCGCCTGCATCCGGCGACTCGGGCTCGACGAGGCCCGCGTGAACGCCGACGGCGGGGCCATCGCCCTCGGCCACCCGCTCGGCTCGTCCGGCTCCCGCCTGCTCGTGACGCTGATGGGACGCATGGAGCGCGAGGACTCCCGCTACGGCCTCGCCACCATGTGCGTCGGCGTCGGCCAGGGCGCGGCCGTGATCCTGGAGAAGGTGTGA
- a CDS encoding dihydrolipoamide acetyltransferase family protein — translation MRRLARDLGLDVHAITPSGADGAITRADVLRAAVDHAVDGVSAHPSATAAPVPDPTPGTDIDGLPVRSRERLSPLRRTVSARLARSRSEIPEATVWVDVDATDLWNLRGRMAPDGGTAPSITALLARFVLLALEDYPVLASRLSDDGSELISFDGVNLGVATDTERGLLVPVVAHAHRLTVNDLDATLRELAGTARAGTLPPERLRGSTFTLNNYGGLGVDGSAAIINHPDVAILGIGRIIERPWVVEGAIVPRRIVQLSLVFDHRVCDGGYAAGFLRRVVELIEHPLRAFGRV, via the coding sequence GTGCGCCGCCTCGCCCGCGACCTCGGCCTCGACGTGCACGCCATCACCCCGAGCGGCGCGGACGGCGCGATCACCCGTGCCGACGTGCTCCGCGCCGCCGTGGACCACGCCGTCGACGGCGTCAGCGCGCATCCGTCCGCGACGGCCGCTCCGGTGCCGGACCCGACCCCAGGCACCGACATCGACGGCCTCCCGGTCCGCAGCAGGGAGCGCCTGTCCCCCCTGCGCCGCACGGTGAGTGCCCGTCTCGCCCGCAGCCGATCAGAGATCCCGGAGGCCACGGTGTGGGTCGACGTCGACGCCACCGACCTCTGGAACCTCCGCGGTCGGATGGCTCCCGACGGCGGGACGGCCCCGTCGATCACCGCGCTGCTCGCGCGGTTCGTTCTCCTCGCGCTCGAGGACTACCCCGTGCTCGCGTCGCGGCTCAGCGACGACGGCTCCGAGCTGATCTCGTTCGACGGCGTCAACCTCGGCGTCGCGACCGACACCGAACGCGGCCTCCTCGTCCCGGTCGTCGCGCACGCGCACCGACTCACGGTCAACGACCTCGACGCGACCCTGCGCGAGCTCGCCGGCACTGCGCGCGCCGGCACACTGCCGCCCGAGCGGCTCCGGGGATCGACCTTCACCCTCAACAACTACGGCGGGCTCGGGGTCGACGGCTCTGCGGCGATCATCAACCACCCGGATGTCGCGATCCTCGGCATCGGCCGGATCATCGAGCGGCCGTGGGTCGTGGAGGGAGCGATCGTGCCGCGGCGCATCGTCCAGCTCTCGCTCGTGTTCGACCACCGTGTCTGCGACGGCGGATACGCGGCGGGATTCCTGCGCCGCGTGGTGGAGCTCATCGAGCACCCACTGCGCGCCTTCGGGCGGGTCTGA